From Prosthecobacter vanneervenii, one genomic window encodes:
- a CDS encoding metallophosphoesterase family protein, translating into MKFAIFGDIHANLEALQTVLWDAQEQGCANYVCLGDIVGYAANPAECLQTVQDLGCPVVRGNHDEGAASESSLEELNPLAQNALLWTREQLSEDQRQWLRDLKLVRQVRDFTIVHATLDSPGNWGYVTNRFDAMASFSYQFTQVCFYGHTHVPRIFEKDDAVRAARGTDITLQRGVKYFINVGSVGQPRDGDWRASYAIYDAQEQTISIRRLEYDIETAQAKIRAAGLPSLLADRLALGK; encoded by the coding sequence ATGAAATTCGCCATCTTTGGAGACATCCACGCCAACCTCGAAGCCCTGCAGACCGTTCTGTGGGACGCGCAGGAGCAGGGTTGTGCCAATTATGTCTGTCTGGGCGACATCGTCGGCTACGCCGCCAACCCAGCCGAGTGCCTGCAGACCGTGCAGGATCTGGGCTGCCCTGTGGTCCGTGGCAACCACGACGAGGGAGCTGCCAGCGAGAGCTCCCTGGAGGAACTCAATCCCCTGGCCCAGAACGCCCTGCTCTGGACGCGTGAACAGCTCAGCGAAGATCAGCGACAGTGGCTGCGAGACCTCAAGCTGGTGCGTCAGGTGCGGGACTTTACCATCGTGCATGCCACGCTGGATTCCCCCGGCAACTGGGGCTACGTGACCAACCGCTTTGATGCGATGGCCAGCTTCAGCTACCAGTTTACCCAGGTTTGCTTCTACGGTCATACGCACGTCCCGCGCATTTTTGAGAAAGATGACGCCGTTCGTGCTGCCCGTGGCACCGACATCACGCTTCAGCGTGGCGTGAAGTATTTCATCAATGTGGGCAGTGTGGGCCAGCCGCGAGACGGCGACTGGCGAGCCTCCTATGCGATCTACGATGCCCAGGAGCAGACAATCTCCATCCGCCGGCTGGAGTACGACATCGAAACCGCGCAGGCTAAAATCCGCGCTGCCGGCCTGCCCTCTTTGCTGGCAGACCGACTGGCCCTCGGCAAATGA
- a CDS encoding glycosyltransferase family 9 protein: protein MSAAPRQLPSLRDFRSALIVKPSSLGDIVHTLPAVKALRDAHPRLKIRWLANTEWTPILQGSPLLDEVIPFPRKTFRGLAGLARFWVWRRTWMTLPREEPEIVLDFQGLMRSGLVSSWRGSKTVVGLSDAREGSRFFYNHTVPVDAGAHAVDRYLELPRALGIKIEAEDIAFELAPGSAPIGWTQPAQSFVAVHPWSRGEGKSLSNSALQALCDALAPHPVVLVGMTSDPTRPTGTHIQDWSQRTSLPELIWIMRQAKYCVSVDSGPMHIAAAVNPQTLGIHTWSDPRKVGPYPSKVHVWKAGRIAARTEFSAEECQREANVTEADARGMGEWVGQRL from the coding sequence ATGAGCGCCGCCCCGCGCCAGCTTCCCAGCCTGCGCGATTTCCGCTCCGCGCTCATCGTCAAACCCAGTTCTCTGGGGGACATCGTGCACACCCTGCCAGCCGTGAAGGCGCTGCGAGATGCCCACCCCAGGCTGAAAATCCGCTGGCTGGCCAACACGGAGTGGACGCCCATTCTACAGGGCAGCCCGCTGCTCGATGAGGTGATCCCCTTTCCGCGCAAGACCTTCCGGGGGCTCGCTGGCCTGGCGCGCTTCTGGGTCTGGCGGCGCACCTGGATGACACTGCCGCGTGAGGAGCCGGAGATCGTGCTTGATTTCCAGGGCCTGATGCGCAGCGGCCTGGTCAGCAGCTGGCGTGGGTCAAAAACAGTCGTCGGGCTTTCCGATGCGCGTGAAGGCTCGCGTTTCTTTTACAACCACACTGTGCCCGTGGACGCCGGAGCGCATGCTGTGGACCGCTATCTGGAGCTGCCGCGTGCACTGGGGATCAAGATCGAGGCTGAGGACATTGCCTTTGAGCTTGCTCCGGGCTCGGCTCCCATCGGCTGGACACAACCTGCACAGAGCTTTGTCGCGGTTCATCCTTGGTCGCGCGGGGAGGGCAAGTCGCTTTCCAATTCTGCCCTGCAGGCGCTGTGTGATGCCCTGGCCCCTCACCCAGTGGTGCTGGTGGGCATGACATCAGATCCGACCCGACCCACGGGTACGCACATCCAAGACTGGAGCCAGCGGACCTCGCTGCCGGAGCTGATCTGGATCATGCGGCAGGCAAAATACTGTGTCAGTGTGGACAGCGGCCCGATGCACATTGCTGCGGCGGTCAATCCGCAGACTCTAGGCATCCATACCTGGAGCGACCCACGCAAGGTCGGGCCGTATCCGTCGAAGGTGCATGTCTGGAAAGCTGGACGAATCGCTGCGCGAACAGAGTTCAGCGCAGAGGAATGCCAGCGCGAGGCAAATGTGACCGAAGCCGATGCGCGAGGCATGGGCGAGTGGGTGGGTCAGCGTCTGTAA